One Helicobacter suis HS1 genomic window, CATTGATCAAGCAGCCCAAAAGATCAAAGAATCTCAGATGAAAGTACTTTTAGAGGGTAACACAGATGAATTTGGCAGTGGGGAGTATAATTTTGCTTTGGCTAATAAACGCGCCTTAAGTGTCAAACAAGCCCTTATCATTAAAGGGATTGCCCAAGATACAATCCGCGTAGTAAGTCTTGGAGAAACTAAACCTAGTTGTCAAGAAAAGAATAAAACATGTTATCGCAAAAACCGCCGTGTTGATATTAAGGTCGTAGAAGAATAGGGTGCGTTATTGCCTTTCTTTAGTGGGTGCTCTTTTAATGGCCGAGCCCTCAGCCTTTGACTTACAAAGCGGGGCTACCAAACAGGAGTTAAACACTCTTAAAACTAGTAATAAAAACTTACAAGATATCCTCACCACTCTTAAAAGCCAGACAGATACGCTTTTACAAGGGCAGGATGGTTTAAAAAGTCTGGTAGAAGGCCAGGCGTTTAAGCTTAAAGGAGCAACCGATACGCTTGTTGTGCATGCCAACACTTTAAAGACGCTTAAGAGCATGCAAGACATGCAGGCCAATCTTTTAAAACAACAAGCAGATTTGATCAATAACCTTAAAAGTCAGATACAGGCTAATCAGGCAGCCCTAGCCGCATTTGAAAAAAAAACTGATGATACCAATAAATTATTAGCACAAATACATGCAGAGTTTGCAACCAAACTAGAAGCCTTACAAAAATCTATTGATACACAAGCTAACATTAACACCCAAAAGTTAAAAGATTTGGGCGCCATTCAAGAGCAAATGCTCCAGATGAAAACAAAACAAAATACCCCTTCCTTTGATAAAGACCCTTCAAAAAAAGAAGCCATTGCTAGAGAAGCATTAGAGTTATTTAGACAAAAACAATATGCACAGGCTAAGGTGCGCTTTGTCTGGTTAGCGAATTTGCCCTACAGACCAGCATATTATGCCTACTTAGCAGGTGAGGCTGCTTATATGGATAATGCCTACAAAGAGGCTATTGAACTTTTCAAAAAAAGCGCCTTGATTCAAGATAAAACCTCTTACATGCCAATTTTACTCTGGCATACAGCTTTTGCCTTCAGAGCACTTAAAGATTGGACAAACTACCATAAATTCTTGCGCTCTCTTGTTGAGCTCTACCCAGAAAGCCCGCAGGGCAAAAAAGCACAAGTTATTTTAGAAGAAAAGACAAAAACACGCTAAAATACTGAGCACAAAACCACAAGAAAGGATGTTTATGCAAAATCAAATTGCCATTATTGAATATGAAGTTCGCGATCACATCACCCAAGAGGTTTTAGATTCTAATATTGGTAAACAACCATTAGAGTTTCTAATGGGAGCAGGGCAGGTGATTATTGGGATTGAAAAGGCAGTTGCGCAGGCTAAAGTTGGAGAGATCCTTACCTTACAAATTCCTCCCCATGAAGCTTATGGAGAATACCACAATGATTACCTCCAAGAAGTCCCTCGCGATCAGTTTGAAAATATTAAGCTAAGAAGAGGCATGACTTTATTTGGACAAGGGGAAAACCAAGAGAGTGTACAGGTGAGTGTGAAAGATTTTAGCGATCACATGGTGATGCTAGATTATAACCACCCCTTAGCCGGTAAAGAACTGAGCTTTAAACTCAAGGTTTTAGGCTTTAGAGAACCTTCTGAACAAGAAATTTTAAAAGGACAATCTAGCGGTAAATGTTGCGGGGGCGGGTGTGGTTGCTCGCACTAAAGCTTTTCCCGCCTTAAGCAAAAACCCCAGCCACCTTGAGTGGTTGGGGTCTCTGAACTGTGTTACAACATTTCTAGTTAATGCATCTTTGATCTTTGAGTTTACGCTTTTTAATAAATGACGCGTTGGTTTGCAAAAATGCGTTGGGGCTTTAAACTTTGTAAAATCCCTTAATGGGTTTCTAAAGCCGCCTTTAAAGAGTTTGAAAGAGAACTTAGCCCCAAAGAGTGTCTAAGTGCAGGTTTACTGGTTGCTCCCATGTAATCTTCTAGTAAGGTTATGCTTAGTGGCTTTGGCGGTTACATGGTTATACTAACTCAGACTGCAACTTTAGCAATGCAAATAATCCCCCAAAGCCTCCTCAAAAACCTTCAAGTTCTGGTTAATATTGGGTAAAAACACCTCCTCATAATCGGTTTTATTCCACCAAGGGCGTTCTCTACCGTCATACATATCATCTTTAAACGCCACTTCTTTTGGTGTTTTGCCTTCCAAACTTAATTTAGGGTTTTGTTCATCCCAACCTAAGCGTGTATCCATTTTGTGGTGTAGTTCCATGCCTTCTTCTATTTTTTCTAAACATTTTGTTAGATGTTCTTCTTGAAACTCTTTTAAACTATCCTCTAACTCTGTGCAATAAAGAGGTGTTTCATAATTTGGGTTAAAACCCTCTTTTTCAATAACCAGAATATCCAGATCATCTCTCAGTTTTTCCCAAACTACACAACTCAACAACTCCCCAGTAGGTTAGATATTTTGATTAGTGATGATAGTGCGTTTACTCATAATTAGATACATTAAGGCATGCATGCTCTCTTGTAGATTAGCTGTATCTGTTCTACCTAGTTCTATCCAAGCAGAAGAGTTATTTTTATCTTTAGCCTCCATGTAATCTTTAAAGGCTTGTTTGGTGTTTCTGCCATATTGCCACAAGGGTTTAACTTTAACTAGGGGCTAATAGTGCAAAGGTGATCAAGTGTGATGTGAGCCTGTTTGGTGTCCTTTTTCATCATAGACATAAAACTGATGATTTTTCTCATCATAGACATAAACATGTGAACCCTTTTGAACCGCTGTACTAATCGCCATGATCTTCTCCTTAAAAATTTTAAAAGTTTAAACAACAAACCCCTAACCTGCTCTTATTGAGCACCCCTTAAAGGCTATTATCCAGTCATAGCTTTTCCCTCCTCTCTTAAGATTGATCTATCTAAAGCACAAGCCACAGATTAAGCAAGCTAAACCTTTTGAGTCTCTTTTAACTCCAGCTCGATGTATTCTTTTAATTTATCATGGCTTGAGAAGACTTCTTCAAAGCCTTGAAATTTGGTTTGTTCGCTCATGTTTGCCTTAATTGCGCCGTGAAAAAGGCTTAAAGTCTTTAAAAACTCTTGAAAATCAGGGGAGTTTTTGGACAACTCACCTAGCATGGTATGATCTAAATTATCTTTAAAGCGGGCGTTAAAAAGCACACGGCTTTTTAGCATGTCCTCGGTGTCAAGCAAAATAACCCCAATGCCAAAGCTAGCGTGTAAGCGTTTTAACAAGTCCATTAAATCATGATCTTCAGTATTTATCTTCCCTGCTACTAAATACCCCTCATGTGCCCAAGAGCTATTGCTAATTGCCTGAAAGTAGTGTTCTCTACAATTGCTTAAATTAATCTCTTGTTTGAGCTCAAAAGAAAAGAGTTTTAAAGGCAACAGATCGAATTTCTCTACAAATTCACGCAAAGCAGGATCAAAATCCTTATAAGCAAAGCTTGCTCCCACCATATCCGGATAGAGCCACTCAAATTTACCCGCTCTTGCCTTGCTTGCCTTAGTGTGATCAATAGTTTTAGTGTGTGTGCCCCATTTTTCGTTGGCAAAATAAGCCACTAGGGGGTGTAACCGACGCTCATAACAATTATTCTCTTTAGATTTAGCCTGTATGCTTTCTGTGCTCACATTCCCCGCATATTCTTTAAGCGCAATGGTGATGGGATAATCAGCAACCTTTACAAAGGGCAATTTTTCACCATTTCTTAGGGCTAGCCACACGGGGTAGTAAGCTTTATCAGCTTTATCTTTAGCTATGCTAAACATTTTATCAATCTTACCCGCATCATAAAGTTCTTGTGCCTTTGTATAAAGATCATAAATAGACACAGGACCTTTAGCCTCTTTGAGCACCTCTAGCGTGATTAAAGGTCCAGCCTCTTGATCCCCATCTAGTCTTTGTTTTTCTTGTTTGTGTTTGGCTTCAATGTAGTCTTGGATATTCCCCTCACTCTTAAGACGCTCTAAAAAAGTTACCTCCTCCATCACCTCTATCCCTAGCTTTTTAGCCTTTTCTAATTTACTCCCGGGGTTTTCCCCATAGATGAGTAAATCTGTCTTAGAACTCACCCCAGTAAAAAAGCTAAAGAGGAAAAAGAGAGGAAAGTAAGAAGAGTTAACCACCCCCCGTGAAATTTAGAAAGGCTAAACATGGAAGATCCTTTTTTTAAAAAATTAACGGGAAAAGTCTAGCGGGTTAAAGTAAATGAAAAAAGCAAATGGGTGGTTTTTTTGAAAAAATAATAGGCTTTTAATTCCTCTACACTCCAGCCTGCTTGCTTGAGAAGTGCTGTGTAGCGTTCATAGGCTTCTTTATACTGCTCATAGTGCTCTTCTTCATCGCGTGGTAATGAGATTAAATCCTCCTCATACGAATCAATTTGTTCTTTTAGCACTTCAAGCAATTTATCTAACACTCTAAAAGATCTTTGCTCCTCAAAGAAAGGGGTTAAAAATGCAATCTGTGCGTTGCGCTGTGCAAACTCCCCTTCTAATTCCTCCCCAATCCACTCATAAGCTTCTGCAGCACACATAGCCGATCCAGCCTCAGCCCCTTCTAAAAGGGCTTGTTTTCTCTTTTCCTCATAAAACTCCTTGCCTAGATCATCAGATATCTCTGGGACTAAACCTTCCTCGTATTCAACCTCATCTGAATAAATTTCAACCCCCTCATAATCATCAGCTCCATAACGCTCAATTGTTTTTGCCCGCACCAGTTCTAAGGCTCTATAAAACCCAACTAACCAGTCCTGCACAAACCCATCAGTCCCTAAAAACCAATACCCATCTATAAAACCATCAGCAATGGCTTTTTCAAGACTAGAATACCCTTCATTAGCTGCATCGTGCGCTAGATTTTTATAGATTTCTTCAGCTCCATTTCTTCTTTTTACATAATGATATGCATGAGATAATCCTATTACATCCTCTATGTACTCTTCACCATCATCATGCCAATTAATAGTAATGAGCTCTAGATCGCCGACCTCTTTGAGTTGTTCACAGCCCAACCCAGCACTTATGCGTAAAAGCCCATACCATGCTTGCATATCACCCTCTGGATTCTTCTCTATAGCCTTCTCTATAGCCCCTATAACCTCCTCATAATCGGTTTTATTCCACCAAGGGCGTTCTCTACCGTCATACATATACCATATCCCCCTACACTCTTCTTGCTCAAACACCCGATTATATATTCCAGCACCTGCACAAATATCATCCAGTGCTACTTCAACATCATCACCATCTACTATCTTCACTCCCATTATCATCCCATCGGCTGGCTTATTGATTGGGAAAATTAAGCATTGATCTTCTTTTAACTCTGTGCTTTTAAGAGGTGTTTCATAATTTGGGTTAAAACCCTCTTTTTCAATAACCAGAATATCCAGATCATCTCTCAGTTTTTCCCAAACTACACAACTCAACAACTCCCCATAATAGCTTTGTAAATTCTCAAGTTCTTTAGCTTTAATAAAGCACACCATAGCCCCGATTGGATCGGGGGGCACCACAACACCTAATAAGCTCATCTTACCTAGTTCTATCCAAGCAGAAGAGTTATTTTTATCTTTAGCCTCCATGTAATCTTTAAAGGCTTGTTTGGTGTTTCTGCCATATTGCCACAAGGGTTTAACTTTTTGCTCCTCTTTTTTAGCTTTTTGTTCTGGTGCTATAAAATCTACATTTTTAGCAAAATTAGGCATGAGTGTTACTGGTTTGATCTGTTTAAAATCCTCAGCCTCAGCCTCTTTAATAGCTAACTCAAAAGCTTTTGCTTGTTTTAAATCTGCTTGGTATTGTGTGCTTAAAATTGCATGGCTAGGATGTTTACTTAATTTTTCAAGCAATTCTTGCTGTTTTTCTAAAAGCTTTATTAAAGGCTCAATAGCGTTATTAAAACGCAACTCCACAGCTCTTTTAAAACAAGC contains:
- a CDS encoding tetratricopeptide repeat protein: MRYCLSLVGALLMAEPSAFDLQSGATKQELNTLKTSNKNLQDILTTLKSQTDTLLQGQDGLKSLVEGQAFKLKGATDTLVVHANTLKTLKSMQDMQANLLKQQADLINNLKSQIQANQAALAAFEKKTDDTNKLLAQIHAEFATKLEALQKSIDTQANINTQKLKDLGAIQEQMLQMKTKQNTPSFDKDPSKKEAIAREALELFRQKQYAQAKVRFVWLANLPYRPAYYAYLAGEAAYMDNAYKEAIELFKKSALIQDKTSYMPILLWHTAFAFRALKDWTNYHKFLRSLVELYPESPQGKKAQVILEEKTKTR
- a CDS encoding FKBP-type peptidyl-prolyl cis-trans isomerase; amino-acid sequence: MFMQNQIAIIEYEVRDHITQEVLDSNIGKQPLEFLMGAGQVIIGIEKAVAQAKVGEILTLQIPPHEAYGEYHNDYLQEVPRDQFENIKLRRGMTLFGQGENQESVQVSVKDFSDHMVMLDYNHPLAGKELSFKLKVLGFREPSEQEILKGQSSGKCCGGGCGCSH
- a CDS encoding HrgA protein → MVNSSYFPLFFLFSFFTGVSSKTDLLIYGENPGSKLEKAKKLGIEVMEEVTFLERLKSEGNIQDYIEAKHKQEKQRLDGDQEAGPLITLEVLKEAKGPVSIYDLYTKAQELYDAGKIDKMFSIAKDKADKAYYPVWLALRNGEKLPFVKVADYPITIALKEYAGNVSTESIQAKSKENNCYERRLHPLVAYFANEKWGTHTKTIDHTKASKARAGKFEWLYPDMVGASFAYKDFDPALREFVEKFDLLPLKLFSFELKQEINLSNCREHYFQAISNSSWAHEGYLVAGKINTEDHDLMDLLKRLHASFGIGVILLDTEDMLKSRVLFNARFKDNLDHTMLGELSKNSPDFQEFLKTLSLFHGAIKANMSEQTKFQGFEEVFSSHDKLKEYIELELKETQKV
- a CDS encoding SEL1-like repeat protein; its protein translation is MPNVLEMASYLQNQASNAVSSDSSSKSSVNHEKTKYEQIQDYIEAKHKQEKQRLDGDQEAGPLPLWYYKGDNLTAYEDYLKASQQDNAEAYLELGKMAKEGIVLPQSFLLAHFYFNKAIELGSIRALSHLGFLYLDLAEGIISGDREKIAAQLGVDATEGDEFKDDKFEDEMIKRARACFESAHVLKDGCANTGLERIDHIEGDYGNWFIWEGNDCSTDIETFDEEAIVREQEIKGECFHKHKYYYGYDSDYEYDDVQHLIDSNLDDSFGSDNEFDTLFCFGFYATMDGVNARLYLSWLKTIYKLRGDRTKKEEQQEAYEDAKKEYEEGMELGSGRCALELGELRNSFWNGCREFGGARYKLSTSKRDAKTLEYNHTTLACFKRAVELRFNNAIEPLIKLLEKQQELLEKLSKHPSHAILSTQYQADLKQAKAFELAIKEAEAEDFKQIKPVTLMPNFAKNVDFIAPEQKAKKEEQKVKPLWQYGRNTKQAFKDYMEAKDKNNSSAWIELGKMSLLGVVVPPDPIGAMVCFIKAKELENLQSYYGELLSCVVWEKLRDDLDILVIEKEGFNPNYETPLKSTELKEDQCLIFPINKPADGMIMGVKIVDGDDVEVALDDICAGAGIYNRVFEQEECRGIWYMYDGRERPWWNKTDYEEVIGAIEKAIEKNPEGDMQAWYGLLRISAGLGCEQLKEVGDLELITINWHDDGEEYIEDVIGLSHAYHYVKRRNGAEEIYKNLAHDAANEGYSSLEKAIADGFIDGYWFLGTDGFVQDWLVGFYRALELVRAKTIERYGADDYEGVEIYSDEVEYEEGLVPEISDDLGKEFYEEKRKQALLEGAEAGSAMCAAEAYEWIGEELEGEFAQRNAQIAFLTPFFEEQRSFRVLDKLLEVLKEQIDSYEEDLISLPRDEEEHYEQYKEAYERYTALLKQAGWSVEELKAYYFFKKTTHLLFSFTLTR